From Fulvivirga lutea:
TTTACTCCCTCTGATAAAGCAAAAGAGGCAATTAAAAGAGCAAGCAGAATAAGGGTTTACTGTATAATCATCCAGAAACCATGCGTCTCTGCGTTTGGTTTTGTTTAATATCGATTTAGCCTTTCTTTTTTTTGGCATAATCATGTCTTGAAAGACCAATTTTCACTTTTCCTCGAAACCATTGTCCTACACTTTCAGAGTTAATCTCATCATCATACTTCTCAATAATATCTGGATGGAACTTCGCAATAGTTTTAGCGGCCCAACCAATTCCCGTTTTAATATGGTAGTCTTTTGCCGCAGCCAAACTAAGAAGAAGTTGAAACGCCTTCTCGGAGTTAGCATAACTTAACCCATGTTTAACTGCTCTATGAACTCCCGGACCAATTGATCTAACTACCCAGTTGACAGGGTGTTTAGCAATTGGTTGAAATTCTGTTAGCATTAGTTCAGGGTAATTTAATAGAGCGACACCATAAACTCGCTCACCAATAATATCTGTTACATACCAATCATCAGCAAGTGCTATAATCTCAGTTGCAGTATCTATTGATTCTTTGAAATTATCTTGAAGTTTATGCTCCAGTAGTTTACCTATTATTACATTCCCTCCAATAGTCTTGAGCTTTTCAATTTCAAAACAAAAATCAATCAGCTGTTTGGAATCCAGTTGGTTATAAATAAGTGTCGAAGCATGTTCTAATAATGGAAACTTTACTTTGTAGTTAAGCAAGTTGGAAAATAGCCGATGAGCTAATTCATGGTTAGATTTTGAAGTACTTAACGCTTCATCAACAATTGTGGTAATTTCATTTTTTCTTGTGATTGACTGAATCAAAACCACTTCTTCCTTTTAAAATAGATTACCATAATCATTAAAGTGGTAAGCATCAAACCCCAAACCGCAGCATAGCCATACTTCCATTGGAGTTCCGGCATATATTCGAAATTCATTCCGTAAATACCTGCTATAAATGTGAGTGGAATAAAGATAGTAGCAATGATGGTTAGCACTTTCATTACCTCATTCATCTTATTACTCACACTGGTCATATACATGTCCATTAAACTGGTAGTAAGATCACGGTAGGTTTCCATTGTTTCAATTACTTGTATCGTATGATCGTACACATCATTGAAGTACTGTATGGTTTCTTTTTTAATAAAGTGATACTCGCCTTTACTAATTTTACTCACGGCCTCTCTTACCGGATAAACTGATTTTCTAAGAAAAATCAATTCTTTTTTTAACTGTTGTATTTTTTGTAGGGTGCGTTTAGTTGGATTAACAAAAACCTCGTCTTCCAGCAATTCAATACGCTCTGCTATATTTTCAAGAATTAAAAAGTAACTATCTACTATGGTATCTATAAACCTGTAAAAAAGATAGTCGGCATGCTTTTTCCGTGCTTTACTATTGGGATCATTCTTCAATCGGTTTCTCATTCCTTCGAAAAGGTCACCTTCCTTTTCCTGAAAAGATAGAATATAGTTTTTGCCTAAAACAAAACTCATTTGCTCGTAAATGATGCTCTCAGTATTTAAGGCATTAAGAGTTTTTAAGGTGAAAAATAAGTGTTCCTCGTACTCTTCAACTTTAGGCCGCTGATCGGAGTTTAGTATATCTTCAAGTATTAGGGAGTTTACGGCAAAATGTTCACCTACCTCGCGAATAAGATCCACATTATGCAACCCATCGATATTAATCCAGTTAACAGTTTCGGCTGAAAGCCCTTCAGTTATTTCGTTAGACTTGCCACTGCTAGCTTCTCTAAATTCTTTATCGTTATAGCTGATCAGTTCAACTAACGATTTGTCTGTGAGTTTCTCGCCCAAGTGCACCAATTGGCCGGGAGGTAAGCCAGCTGTTTTTGATGACTTAATCAGACTTGGAAACTTAATTTTTGGAAAATCAAACGGGTTAGGAAAGTCAAACTGCATAAACTATTTTTTGTCTTTATAAACAATGGTTCTGTGCGGGAATGGTATTTCCACACCTTCTTTATCGAATCTTTCTTTAATTGACTTATGTAAGTCACACTTCATGGCAAAACCAACCATTGGATCTCTTGCCCACACATAGCCTCTTAAATTTAACGAGCTATCTCCAAACTCAATAAGCCTAACTCTTACAGCAGGTACACCGTTAGCTTTATCTTCAGGTGTTCTAGCATCTAAAAAGTCAGGATGTTTTTCAGCCTCTTCCTGAATTATTTTGGTAGCCACATCTACACTTGAGTCATAGCTGATGCCAACGTGAATGTGCATGCAAGTTTCAAATTCATTCAACGTAGAGTTAATGATAGTTTCATTACTTATCACCGAGTTGGGAATAACGATTCGTCTGTTTTCGTAATTATTAATTACTGTGTGTCTGAGAGTAATGTCTTCCACTTCGCCCATTAAATCAGTGCCTATTTTAATATGATCGCCCACACGAAATGGTTTAAAGATTACCAGGAAAATTCCGGTAATAATATTTGAAAAGGCCGATTGCGATGCAAAACCAATAATGGCGGCAAATACACCGGCACCTGCAAATATTGTTACGCCATAATCTTTTAATTCAGGTATTCGATAGAATATGATGATTATGGCAATAATGAAAATGATAAAGCTTACTGCATTCTTAATGAAGTTATACTTGGTAGGGTCTACATTAAGTTTTTGAGAGGCAGTTTTCACAAACTTATTTAGTGAATACCTCAGTATTTTTGTAAGAATAAATGCAATTACTAAAATGATAAGTGACACCAGAATATGGCGCCATACTTCTGAGTTAAAATCGATATCCATGTTTTAAATATTCTTGAAGAAAGATACGGTTTTATTCAATACCTCGTATGTATGAGGGTGTAAATCGTCCTGTGTAAAAGGGTGTGAGCCACCAAACACATGGTCTGCTCCAGCAACCACATGCAGCTCCGCCTCCGGTTTTAACTCCTTCAGTTCATAGGCATGCTGCACAGGAACGGTCGGATCTTTATCGCCATGAAAAATGATTACTGGTTGCTCCAACTCACTTATTGCTTTTTTAGGGTTATATCTGTCCCTATTGTTCATTAGATCGTGATAAGCCTGGAAGTAAATAGGCATCATCTGGTTTGTACGGGTATTTTCAACATAATGTACACCTTCTTTACGCCAGTGCTCAACAAGTTGATCAGTGAATCCCATAGAAAAATCATTCACAGCTGCCCAGGTAGCTAACCCCTTTATACGTTTGTCTTCTTTAGTTTTAACGATGGAAATTCCACCACCACGACTATGACCAATTACAAACAGTTTGTCAGTATCTACATTTAATTCGGGAACAGGGTTTGAGTGGATGAAATCGATCATCGTGTCAATGTCGTTCAATTCCTTTGTAAAGTTGTTATTTCCAAAGGCCTCCAAATCTGTAAAGTTGTTAGGGTCATCGTTTGAAATGCCGTTGAATGACATATTGAACTTAAAAAAAGCAAACCCGTGCTCAGCAAATTTTTGAGCCAGCAGGTTAAAATGGCCCCAGTCTTTAAAACCTTTGAATCCGTGAATAAATAGTATTACTGGTAGAGAACCGATTGCCTTTCTAGCTGTTAAATCAGCAAGAAATGGACGGTTATCATTTTTACTTATAAGCTCAAAATCCTGTTTTATTTGATTCGCCATACTATTTGTTTTGATAAGCTCCCCGTTGGAGTTAATATTGTAGCCAACTAGTCGATAGATGGCCTTAAATCTAAAAGAAATAAAAGCACCGATTGCCACCGAGATGGAGGAATTTGAAAAGAAATTCCGTTCATCTATGAAAACCAAGGTGCTACTTCTTGACAAAATAATGACATACATCATAAAGCGCAAAGGAAAACAGATGCGCCCTATGTTTGTATTTCTAAGCGCTGGTACTTGTGGTAAAATAGAAGAGTCAACCTACCGAGGAGCGTCATTAATTGAACTTTTACATACGGCAACGTTGGTGCATGACGATGTTGTGGATGATGCCAATTATAGACGTGGATTTTTCTCGATAAATGCATTATGGAAAAATAAAATTGCTGTATTGGTTGGGGATTACCTGCTATCGAGAGGGTTACTGTTGTCAGTAGATAACAATGATTTTGAGTTGTTGAAAATAGTATCTTCTGCGGTTAAAGAGATGAGTGAAGGCGAGTTATTGCAGATAGAAAAGGCCAGGGTTTTAGATATCACTGAGGATGTATATTACGAGATTATCAGACAAAAAACGGCTTCTTTAATTGCATCTTGCTGTGCAGTAGGTGCGAGTTCTGCAGGTGTTCAAAATGGGCAGGTTGAGAAAATGCGACTGTTTGGTGAGAAAGTGGGAATGGCCTTTCAGATTAAAGATGACTTATTTGATTATGGTGATGATGAGATCGGTAAACCGCTGGGTATCGATATTAAGGAAAAGAAAATGACGCTTCCGTTAATAAAAGCCTTGTCGGAGGCATCCAGATCGGATAAAAAACGGATAATAAAGATAATTAGAAAACATTCTGAAGATAATAAGAAAGTTGCTGAGGTAATACAATTTGTAAAGCAATCAGGTGGCCTGGAATATGCCCAGGGAGTGATGCGCAAGTTTTATGAAGAGGCAATGGAATTGCTCAATGAATTTGAAGAATCCATTTATAAACAATCATTGGGGCAATTAGTGCAATTCACAATAGAGAGATCAAAATAATTTTATGGAATTAGTAGATAAGGTGGCTGTAGTTACCGGTGTAAGTAAAGGAATTGGTAGGGCTACAGTAGAGGCTTTGCTCAAGAAAGGATGTTTAGTTGCAGGGTGGGGCAGGACAGCACCAGACATACAGCACACCAATTTTTACTTTTTTGAGACGGATGTTCAAGACCTGAGTTCGGTTAAGAATGCTTACCACGGTACGATTAATAGCATTGGTGATGACGTTTCAATTTTGGTTAACAATGCAGGCCTTGGCTTTGAAGGCGAGCTAGAACAACTAACAGAAGAGCAATGGAGCACCATGTTTAGAACCAATGTGGATGGTGTATTTTATTGTACCCAGCAAGTTCTACCCGGAATGAAAGAGTTAGGTGAAGCACATATAATAAATATTTCTTCTATTGCGGGTCAAACGGGTATTCCGGGTATGTCTGGCTATTGTGCGACTAAGTTTGCTGTAAGAGGTTTTTCTCAATCACTTTATAAAGAGGTGAGGAATGATGGTGTAAAAGTCACCTGCATCTATCCGGGCTCAGTTCAAACTAACTTTTTCGATTCAATAGATTCCGTTACTGCTAACGATAATATGATGCAGCCTGAAGATATTGCCAGCACCATTGTTCATTGTTTGGAATCAGATGCTAATTACCATCATGTAGATATAGAGGTAAGGCCGCTGAAGCCGAAAGGATAAAAAAAGGCATTCGCTAGCTAGCGAATGCCTTTTATAAATAATTATCAAATTTATTTGTTGATTAGTGACTCAACTTCTCTACGGATATCGGTTTTACTTTTTCCGATTCTTTTTTCTATACGTCCGAATAACTCATCTTCCATACCTTTTTGGTACATTAAATCGTCATCTGTTAATTCACCATATTTTTGTTTTAGTTTTCCTTTTACTTCTTTCCACTTTCCGTCTAATAATAATTCCATAGTTATGTATTTTAAAATTCGTTGAAGGCTTCTAGAGTTTAGAAGCAATCACCTTATATACTGCAATATTCATTCCTATGCTCTAAGAAGCTTAAAAGCTAATATTTAGTAAGATTATGGGGAATTGAGGTACATAAGTGTGTATTATTTTCCACAAAAAAACCATTTGATGCGATACCAAATGGCTTGAATAATACAATTAGTAAGTTAACCTATTTCATTGGCACCCGCCATATGCGATTTTTTAAGCAGCTGCATATTAGCGAAACTCATTAGGCACCCAGAGGCCATACCTTCTATGAAAATTTGAAATACTGCACCGTATTTATTCATGTATAACCCGAGTGGTTCATTCAACTTTATGGATTCCATAAAAGCTGGGTTGATCACTGTCAGATATAATAACCCGAATACTGAAAATACAAGGGATGCTACAAATGCAGTAATAATTCCCGTACCTAATCCTTGAAAATAATTGAAGTCGTGATCTGAGTTTTTAAATTCTTTGATGGCTTTGTACACACCAAAATACATGATCACTCCATTGAATAACCTGAGTTCTATCTCGTGGACATACCCAAGTACCTGTAGCGCAAAAAAATATGCGGAGAGTAACCCAAATACGATCAGTCCCCACTTTAATCCGATTTGTTCTAATGTTTTAGGTTTCATGCATAATCAACACCAATAAGTTGATTAATGTTCAAAATTGGCTAATTCAATACTATTTACTACTGTTTGTTGCTCTTAAGAAGATCTCTTATTTCAGAGAGGAGCTGAATGTCTTTTGGTGTTGGTACCGAGTCGTCTTTTTCATTATCAGCCTTGGCTCTCAACTTGTTAATTCCTTTAACAATAAGAAAGACTGTCATAGCGATAATCAAAAAATCCAGAATCGATTGAATGAAAATACCGTAATTGAGAGTAATTAATTCCTGCTCAATTTCGCCCGTAGAAGTTTTAATTTCTTCCTGTATAACCACCTTTAAATTCTGAAAATTAACCTTACCTAGTACAAGTCCAAAAACAGGTGTGATTATGTCATTAACAAGGGAGGAAACTATTTTATTAAAGGCTACACCGATTATTATACCGATAGCCATATCGAACATATTGCCTTTAATGGCAAAC
This genomic window contains:
- a CDS encoding alpha/beta hydrolase, giving the protein MANQIKQDFELISKNDNRPFLADLTARKAIGSLPVILFIHGFKGFKDWGHFNLLAQKFAEHGFAFFKFNMSFNGISNDDPNNFTDLEAFGNNNFTKELNDIDTMIDFIHSNPVPELNVDTDKLFVIGHSRGGGISIVKTKEDKRIKGLATWAAVNDFSMGFTDQLVEHWRKEGVHYVENTRTNQMMPIYFQAYHDLMNNRDRYNPKKAISELEQPVIIFHGDKDPTVPVQHAYELKELKPEAELHVVAGADHVFGGSHPFTQDDLHPHTYEVLNKTVSFFKNI
- a CDS encoding mechanosensitive ion channel family protein, giving the protein MDIDFNSEVWRHILVSLIILVIAFILTKILRYSLNKFVKTASQKLNVDPTKYNFIKNAVSFIIFIIAIIIIFYRIPELKDYGVTIFAGAGVFAAIIGFASQSAFSNIITGIFLVIFKPFRVGDHIKIGTDLMGEVEDITLRHTVINNYENRRIVIPNSVISNETIINSTLNEFETCMHIHVGISYDSSVDVATKIIQEEAEKHPDFLDARTPEDKANGVPAVRVRLIEFGDSSLNLRGYVWARDPMVGFAMKCDLHKSIKERFDKEGVEIPFPHRTIVYKDKK
- a CDS encoding DNA alkylation repair protein; amino-acid sequence: MIQSITRKNEITTIVDEALSTSKSNHELAHRLFSNLLNYKVKFPLLEHASTLIYNQLDSKQLIDFCFEIEKLKTIGGNVIIGKLLEHKLQDNFKESIDTATEIIALADDWYVTDIIGERVYGVALLNYPELMLTEFQPIAKHPVNWVVRSIGPGVHRAVKHGLSYANSEKAFQLLLSLAAAKDYHIKTGIGWAAKTIAKFHPDIIEKYDDEINSESVGQWFRGKVKIGLSRHDYAKKKKG
- a CDS encoding DUF4199 domain-containing protein, with translation MKPKTLEQIGLKWGLIVFGLLSAYFFALQVLGYVHEIELRLFNGVIMYFGVYKAIKEFKNSDHDFNYFQGLGTGIITAFVASLVFSVFGLLYLTVINPAFMESIKLNEPLGLYMNKYGAVFQIFIEGMASGCLMSFANMQLLKKSHMAGANEIG
- the mscL gene encoding large-conductance mechanosensitive channel protein MscL gives rise to the protein MKIIKEFREFAIKGNMFDMAIGIIIGVAFNKIVSSLVNDIITPVFGLVLGKVNFQNLKVVIQEEIKTSTGEIEQELITLNYGIFIQSILDFLIIAMTVFLIVKGINKLRAKADNEKDDSVPTPKDIQLLSEIRDLLKSNKQ
- a CDS encoding polyprenyl synthetase family protein, which codes for MALNLKEIKAPIATEMEEFEKKFRSSMKTKVLLLDKIMTYIIKRKGKQMRPMFVFLSAGTCGKIEESTYRGASLIELLHTATLVHDDVVDDANYRRGFFSINALWKNKIAVLVGDYLLSRGLLLSVDNNDFELLKIVSSAVKEMSEGELLQIEKARVLDITEDVYYEIIRQKTASLIASCCAVGASSAGVQNGQVEKMRLFGEKVGMAFQIKDDLFDYGDDEIGKPLGIDIKEKKMTLPLIKALSEASRSDKKRIIKIIRKHSEDNKKVAEVIQFVKQSGGLEYAQGVMRKFYEEAMELLNEFEESIYKQSLGQLVQFTIERSK
- a CDS encoding CsbD family protein; protein product: MELLLDGKWKEVKGKLKQKYGELTDDDLMYQKGMEDELFGRIEKRIGKSKTDIRREVESLINK
- the corA gene encoding magnesium/cobalt transporter CorA → MQFDFPNPFDFPKIKFPSLIKSSKTAGLPPGQLVHLGEKLTDKSLVELISYNDKEFREASSGKSNEITEGLSAETVNWINIDGLHNVDLIREVGEHFAVNSLILEDILNSDQRPKVEEYEEHLFFTLKTLNALNTESIIYEQMSFVLGKNYILSFQEKEGDLFEGMRNRLKNDPNSKARKKHADYLFYRFIDTIVDSYFLILENIAERIELLEDEVFVNPTKRTLQKIQQLKKELIFLRKSVYPVREAVSKISKGEYHFIKKETIQYFNDVYDHTIQVIETMETYRDLTTSLMDMYMTSVSNKMNEVMKVLTIIATIFIPLTFIAGIYGMNFEYMPELQWKYGYAAVWGLMLTTLMIMVIYFKRKKWF
- a CDS encoding SDR family oxidoreductase translates to MELVDKVAVVTGVSKGIGRATVEALLKKGCLVAGWGRTAPDIQHTNFYFFETDVQDLSSVKNAYHGTINSIGDDVSILVNNAGLGFEGELEQLTEEQWSTMFRTNVDGVFYCTQQVLPGMKELGEAHIINISSIAGQTGIPGMSGYCATKFAVRGFSQSLYKEVRNDGVKVTCIYPGSVQTNFFDSIDSVTANDNMMQPEDIASTIVHCLESDANYHHVDIEVRPLKPKG